The Thermoanaerobaculia bacterium genome contains a region encoding:
- a CDS encoding DUF4339 domain-containing protein, translating into MKTRRVGAPGRALAVLALATATCLAPPVGGVSVSVGGTQLEIPPPDGFVALTPELRTVYEFQKQFIWPNNEQLAVFIAESDIPIALRGEIPPLTRVFRVQVARSTAPLSISHSQFEELKEVGRKQVEDGLAKLKKELPLLFDKVSEGVSASLGAEIQIALGSVVPLPAHEDSDHAFAWSTFVNTNFRAELDPDATTVTSVMTSAFVHVKGKVLFLYCYGAADDLEWTRTASHAWSERILKLNETSTLSGLAVILLKGLIAALLVFGGTALYWLLDRQRKRIGLAAQELSEHDPAPVLETGEAGDPQLNFGRLSSSLAHERWSRAAKDQNKTDESKEDSSSEGASMGDEASVWYYAYDGKRSGPIPEGALRRILETSSNPRDTLVWREGMTDWARAGEVEELGLIEAVHMNRAEPSSELAKVLPPLTEPAGPQAAGSPSPSGAALQVVITLCILQGILVGVILNSAAGGKPNVLPAIMNFFIARWWITNKSDRAALAAGPRVTALKVWAVVFAAQFALGTILGALLARAAR; encoded by the coding sequence TTGAAGACTCGAAGAGTAGGCGCACCCGGTAGGGCTCTCGCAGTTCTAGCGCTCGCCACCGCAACTTGCCTTGCGCCGCCTGTGGGGGGTGTGTCGGTTTCTGTTGGCGGAACGCAGCTCGAGATCCCACCGCCGGACGGCTTTGTAGCGCTCACTCCAGAACTCAGGACAGTCTACGAGTTCCAGAAGCAGTTCATCTGGCCCAATAACGAACAGCTCGCTGTCTTCATCGCCGAGAGCGATATCCCGATTGCGCTCCGTGGGGAGATACCGCCACTCACTCGCGTCTTCAGAGTGCAGGTAGCTCGGAGTACGGCGCCGCTGTCGATAAGCCATTCGCAGTTCGAGGAACTCAAGGAGGTTGGCCGCAAGCAGGTTGAAGACGGCCTTGCAAAATTGAAGAAGGAGCTGCCCTTGCTTTTCGACAAGGTGAGCGAAGGAGTCTCGGCAAGTCTTGGCGCGGAGATTCAGATTGCTCTCGGAAGCGTAGTGCCGCTTCCGGCACATGAAGACTCGGATCACGCTTTCGCTTGGTCTACATTCGTGAACACGAACTTTCGCGCTGAATTAGATCCAGATGCGACAACTGTAACGTCGGTAATGACCAGTGCGTTTGTCCACGTCAAGGGCAAGGTGCTTTTTCTCTACTGCTATGGGGCGGCCGACGATCTGGAGTGGACGCGCACGGCATCTCACGCGTGGTCGGAGCGAATTCTGAAGCTGAACGAGACTTCGACGCTAAGCGGACTTGCCGTGATTTTGCTGAAAGGCCTCATCGCCGCCCTCCTTGTCTTTGGTGGAACGGCTCTCTATTGGCTGTTGGACCGACAGCGGAAAAGGATTGGGCTGGCCGCTCAAGAACTCTCAGAACACGACCCGGCCCCAGTGTTAGAGACGGGCGAAGCTGGTGATCCTCAACTCAACTTTGGAAGGCTCAGCTCGTCGTTGGCTCACGAGCGCTGGAGCCGCGCCGCGAAAGATCAGAACAAGACTGACGAGAGTAAAGAGGACTCTTCCAGCGAGGGAGCATCCATGGGCGACGAGGCTTCGGTTTGGTACTACGCCTACGACGGCAAGCGTAGCGGGCCAATCCCCGAAGGGGCCTTGCGCAGAATCCTGGAGACAAGTTCCAATCCTCGAGACACACTTGTCTGGCGCGAAGGCATGACCGATTGGGCTCGAGCTGGCGAGGTTGAGGAGTTGGGTTTGATCGAGGCCGTTCACATGAATCGAGCTGAACCCTCTTCTGAACTCGCGAAAGTGCTTCCGCCACTGACCGAGCCGGCTGGGCCCCAGGCAGCCGGCAGTCCATCCCCAAGTGGGGCCGCGCTGCAAGTCGTCATAACACTCTGCATTCTGCAGGGTATTCTCGTGGGCGTAATTCTGAACTCAGCGGCGGGCGGAAAGCCCAATGTACTTCCTGCGATCATGAACTTCTTCATCGCAAGATGGTGGATCACCAACAAGAGCGACCGAGCTGCACTTGCCGCAGGGCCGAGAGTTACGGCTTTGAAAGTCTGGGCCGTCGTCTTCGCCGCCCAGTTTGCTCTCGGGACGATCCTGGGTGCCTTGCTCGCCAGGGCTGCCCGCTAG